The region GTGATGGCAACTCCTTCGGGAGCAAGTTTATTAAATGCTCCGATTCAGACTAAACTACCTATGCGCGAGCGTCCTGTTGCTAATCACTTAGGATTTTATGCTTTACCCTTGCAGAGGTAGAGGGTGGTGCAGTGATGCAATGAGATATATATGCTTAATCTAAGCGATCGCGTCCTTTAAAGGGGAAAATTAGAATTAGTTTTTATAGTGTCGCTTACTTAAATTTCTATGGAATCCGCCGCGATCGCACCCAATCCCTTACCCAACTATATTAATGGGGAGTGGTGTGCTTCCCACGCCACCGAATTTTTGAATGTGGTGAACCCTGCTACCGCCGAAGTGCTGACGAAGGTTCCTTTGTCGCCTCAGAGTGATGTAAACGCAGCAGCAATAGCAGCAGCGACGGCTTATAATAGTTGGCGGCGCACTCCACCCACCGAAAGAGTGCAATACTTATTCAAACTCAAATTTTTATTAGAAGAACACCTTGATGAGTTAGCCCGGACAATTACTTTGGAATGCGGTAAAACCTTAGCAGAGTCACGCGGCGAAATGCAACGGGCGATAGAAAATGTAGAAGTTGCCTGTGGAATTCCCATGCTGATGCAGGGTTACAATTTGGAAGATATTGCCCGTGGAATTGATGAGATAATGATTCGTCAACCTGTGGGAGTTGTAGCAATAATTGCACCTTTTAATTTTCCGGGGATGATTCCATTTTGGTTTCTGCCTTACGCGATCGCTTGCGGCAATACGTGCATTGTCAAACCCTCAGAAAGGGTGCCGTTAACAATGCAAAAGGTGTTTGAATTGTTAGAAAAGACAGGTTTACCTAAAGGTGTAATTAACCTGGTAAATGGTGCAAAAGAAGCTGTGGATGCAATTTTGGAACATCCAACTATTCGCGCCATTAGTTTTGTTGGTTCCTCACCAGTAGCACAGTATGTTTACAGTCGTGCTGCTGCATTTGGTAAGCGGGTGCAATGTCAGGGAGGGGCGAAAAATCCGATTATTGTTTTGCCAGATGCAGACATGGAAATGACTACCCGCATCACCGCAGATAGTGCGTTTGGGTGTGCGGGACAACGTTGTTTAGCAGCTTCTTTAGCAGTGACGGTGGGAGAAGCGCGTCACACTTTTACAGAAGCGATCGCTAACTCTGCACAAACCAGAATGGTAGGCTATGGTTTGGATGAAAAAGTGCAAATGGGGCCAGTAATTACCTCTCAAAGTCGCGACCGGATTGAAGGGTTAATTCAACAGGGAGCAAATGAAGGTGCGACTGTATTAGTAGACGGACGCAACCCGAAAATTTCTGGTTATGAACAGGGTAATTTTATTCGACCAACGATTCTGCAAAATGTCAACCCGAATAGTGAACTAGCGCGTACAGAAGTTTTTGGCCCAGTATTAGGTTTAATGCACTTGGATACAATCGAGGATGCGATCGCATTGGTTAACAGTGGTCAATGGGGAAATATGGCTTGTTTGTTTACCAACAGTGGTGCAGCAGCGCGGAAGTTTCGTTATGAAGCCGAAGCAGGTAATATTGGCATTAATATTGGTGTAGCAGCACCGATGGCATTTTTTCCTTTTAGTGGTTGGAAAGATAGCTTCTACGGTGACTTACACGGTCAAGGTAGACACGCGGTAGAATTTTTCACGCAAACTAAAGTTGTTGTTGAACGCTGGCCTAAAGATTGGTCGCGCCAGTTTTAAAGTTCAGCGCTCATTTGTAGCCTTCAAGTTAAGCTATTGTCGTGGCTTAACTTTGGGTGCATATCTTTTGCGAGTAAATACTGCTAATAAAAACACAAAAAATGTTAGCGTTCCAGCTAAATATAATGGATAACCATAGGTAGTTGGATTAGATTGATTAATCACCATTCCAGCAATTACAGGCCCAAAGGCGTTGGAAATGCTTAAGTAAGAGGAATTAAGACCCATTGCCGTTCCTTGCTCTTCTGGCTTAGAATTTAATGAGATCAAAGTATTAATTATCGGCTGAACTAAAGAATTAAGAATCGAAAAAAGTATAGTTATTGACACAAAATAAACAATGCTTGGCACGATTGGCATTAAACTAAACGATAAACTGCGAACAAATAAAGCTAAAAATAAGATATTAACCAGCTCAAATTTTCTAGTCAAAATTGATATTCCCAAGGTTTGCATAATGACACCGAGTACCCCAAACAATAGAAACATCAGCGTCAAAGACTTACTATTTTGACCCAGTACATTAATGAAGTAGGGCTGAAAAGCATAGGTAAAAATTGTGAAGGTGGTGCCGATAAAAAAATTGATAATTAAAAGAATCCCAATGCTGGGCGTAGCAAGACCTTTGATTAAATTGCCCAAGCCCAAGTCAAAAATGTTGTGTCCTTGTTCAGCCTTAGTTTGGATGGTTTCAGGTAGAAAAAAGATAGTAATTAACAAAGCCACCAGCGCGATCGCGCTCGAAACAAAAAAAGAAGCTCCTAATGAAATTTCCTGCGCTAGTAAACTAATCGCTGGCCCCAATATAAAACCTAACCCAAAAGCTGCCCCCAAAACTCCAAAACCTTTAGCGCGATTTTCTGAGGTAGTTATATCAGAAATAATTGCCTGAGCTACTGAATTATTACCCCCTGTAATTCCATCCAGAAATCGAGCTAAAAATAGAACGATTGCTGTTGTAGCGTTTCCCGCGATAAAATTGGCGATTACTGTCCCTGTTAAACTGATAATTAGTAACGGCTTTCGCCCAAAGCGATCGGAAAGTTTACCAATTACAGGAGTGGCAAAAAATTGCGCTAAAGAGTAAATCGAGAATAAAAAGCTAGTTTGAAAATCGTTTAGTCCAAATTGCTTGCCATAAAGATAAATTATCGGTAGTAAAATTGTTAAACTGAGTGAATTAATAAAAGCAATTAAAGCAGTAATCCAAAATTTTCGATTCATAAGAGTTATATAGTAGTCCTAAACGAGTTGTAAAATGTTTTTTATTTGTAGCGCCGGCATCTCGCCTGCGATAGGCTCTCCCGCTTGTCCTACAATTTACCAGAAAAAATCGATATGTCTGAACAAGAAGTCTTCGTCTTTCCTACATCTTTTGCCCAACAACGGTTGTGGTTCCTTGACCAGTTAATATCTGGCAATGCCATCTATAATGTACCGACAGTAATACGTTTAACAGGCTCACTGAATTTAGCAGCATTAGAGCAGACATTTAGCGAAATCGTGCGCCGCCACGAAGCTTTACGCACTACATTTAAGGTGTTAGACGGGCAACCCGTGCAAGCGATCGAGCCCAACTTAAGCATACCTTTGTCCGTAGTAGACTTGCGACAGTTCCCAGAATGCGATCGCGAACCCCAAGCACAGCAGTTGTTAGCAGCAGAATTCGAGCGTCCTTTCGATTTGTCCTCTGGCCCATTGCTGCGAATAATGCTGTTTCAGCTTTCTGAGACAGAGCATATTTTATTACTAAATATGCACCACATTATTTGTGATGATTGGTCTATCGGTGTACTAATTGGGGAATTGGGGACGCTATACACAGCTTTTACAAACGTTACATACGTCTCTACATCCTTGCCAGAACTACCTCTTCAGTACCCCGACTTTGCCGAATGGCAACGCGAATGGTTGCAAGGAGAAGTGTTAGAAACCCAGTTAGGTTATTGGCGGCAACAATTAAACGGCATTCCCGCGCTAAATTTGCCCGTTGACCGACCGAAACCAGCTTTTGCAACCTATCGCGGAGCAACGCAAACTTTAGAGTTATCAAAAAAGCTAAGCGATGCTCTCCAGACGCTTTCGCAGCAAGAAGGTGCCACCTTATTTATGATTTTACTGGCAACATTTCAAACGTTGCTCTACCGCTATACTCATGAAGAAGATATTGCCGTGGGTTCGCCAATTGCTAACCGCAACCGTAGGGAAATCGAAGGATTAATTGGCTTTTTTGTCAATAGTTTAGTGCTACGCACCGATTTATCTGGAAACCCAACTTTCCGAGAAGTTTTAAACAGAGTAAGGCAGGTAACGCTAGGCGCATACAGTCACCAAGATTTGCCTTTTGAGAAGCTAGTTGAGGAACTGCATCCAGAGCGAAACTTAAATCGTCATCCGCTTTTTCAAGTAGTCTTTGGTTTCGAGAATGCGCCAATGTCGGCGCTAGACTTGCCTGGCTTAATACCTAGTTTTATGGATATTGACTTTAAAACAACCCGCTTTGATTTGGAGTTACACCTGTGGAAGTGTTCGGAGGATTTCCGAAGTTTATGGGGTGGGAAATGGGAGGATTCGGAGGGGATTAGAGGGGTAGTAGTGTACAACACAGATTTATTTGATGAAGCCACCATTACCCGGATGCTAGGGCATTTTAAAATGTTGCTGGAAGGTATTGTTGCTAATCCAGAACAACGAATTTCAAATTTGCCGCTATTGAGCCAACCTGAGCTGCATAAATTATTAATTGAGTGTAATAAAACTGCGGCAGATTATCCTCATACTAAATGTATACATCAGTTGTTTGAAAATCAAGTAGAGCAGAATCATGATTCTATAGCAGTAATCTTTGAAGACACGCAACTCACATATCAAGAGTTAAATATACGCAGCAACCAACTAGCGCACCACTTACAAAAAATGGGGGTTGGTTCGGAAGTTTTAGTTGGTATTTGTGTTGAGCGTTCTATAGATATGATTGTGGGGTTGCTGGGTATACTGAAAGCAGGGGGAGCTTATGTACCTTTAGATTCTAATTATCCGCGCGATCGCTTGAATTTTATGCTTGATGATTCTCATATTTCAATATTGCTGACACAGGAGAAATTAGTTGATAATTTTGGCAACTTCCCCAACCCAGTTGTATACCTCGATAAGGATTGGCAAACCATTGCCCAAGAAAGCCAAGAAAATCCGCACAGCGACGTAACAAGCAACAACTTAGCTTATGTAATTTACACTTCTGGATCTACAGGTAAGCCAAAGGGAGTTGCTGTTACTCACAAAGCTGTAAATCGCCTCGTGTGCAACACAAATTATATAAAATTGTCCCCTGATGATAAAATTGCCCAAGCTTCAAACACTTCCTTCGATGCAGCAACATTCGAGATTTGGGGAGCGTTACTCAATGGCGCTCAACTTGTGAGAATTAGTAGAGATGTCACCCTTTCG is a window of Funiculus sociatus GB2-C1 DNA encoding:
- a CDS encoding CoA-acylating methylmalonate-semialdehyde dehydrogenase, with product MESAAIAPNPLPNYINGEWCASHATEFLNVVNPATAEVLTKVPLSPQSDVNAAAIAAATAYNSWRRTPPTERVQYLFKLKFLLEEHLDELARTITLECGKTLAESRGEMQRAIENVEVACGIPMLMQGYNLEDIARGIDEIMIRQPVGVVAIIAPFNFPGMIPFWFLPYAIACGNTCIVKPSERVPLTMQKVFELLEKTGLPKGVINLVNGAKEAVDAILEHPTIRAISFVGSSPVAQYVYSRAAAFGKRVQCQGGAKNPIIVLPDADMEMTTRITADSAFGCAGQRCLAASLAVTVGEARHTFTEAIANSAQTRMVGYGLDEKVQMGPVITSQSRDRIEGLIQQGANEGATVLVDGRNPKISGYEQGNFIRPTILQNVNPNSELARTEVFGPVLGLMHLDTIEDAIALVNSGQWGNMACLFTNSGAAARKFRYEAEAGNIGINIGVAAPMAFFPFSGWKDSFYGDLHGQGRHAVEFFTQTKVVVERWPKDWSRQF
- a CDS encoding MFS transporter, which encodes MNRKFWITALIAFINSLSLTILLPIIYLYGKQFGLNDFQTSFLFSIYSLAQFFATPVIGKLSDRFGRKPLLIISLTGTVIANFIAGNATTAIVLFLARFLDGITGGNNSVAQAIISDITTSENRAKGFGVLGAAFGLGFILGPAISLLAQEISLGASFFVSSAIALVALLITIFFLPETIQTKAEQGHNIFDLGLGNLIKGLATPSIGILLIINFFIGTTFTIFTYAFQPYFINVLGQNSKSLTLMFLLFGVLGVIMQTLGISILTRKFELVNILFLALFVRSLSFSLMPIVPSIVYFVSITILFSILNSLVQPIINTLISLNSKPEEQGTAMGLNSSYLSISNAFGPVIAGMVINQSNPTTYGYPLYLAGTLTFFVFLLAVFTRKRYAPKVKPRQ
- a CDS encoding non-ribosomal peptide synthetase, coding for MSEQEVFVFPTSFAQQRLWFLDQLISGNAIYNVPTVIRLTGSLNLAALEQTFSEIVRRHEALRTTFKVLDGQPVQAIEPNLSIPLSVVDLRQFPECDREPQAQQLLAAEFERPFDLSSGPLLRIMLFQLSETEHILLLNMHHIICDDWSIGVLIGELGTLYTAFTNVTYVSTSLPELPLQYPDFAEWQREWLQGEVLETQLGYWRQQLNGIPALNLPVDRPKPAFATYRGATQTLELSKKLSDALQTLSQQEGATLFMILLATFQTLLYRYTHEEDIAVGSPIANRNRREIEGLIGFFVNSLVLRTDLSGNPTFREVLNRVRQVTLGAYSHQDLPFEKLVEELHPERNLNRHPLFQVVFGFENAPMSALDLPGLIPSFMDIDFKTTRFDLELHLWKCSEDFRSLWGGKWEDSEGIRGVVVYNTDLFDEATITRMLGHFKMLLEGIVANPEQRISNLPLLSQPELHKLLIECNKTAADYPHTKCIHQLFENQVEQNHDSIAVIFEDTQLTYQELNIRSNQLAHHLQKMGVGSEVLVGICVERSIDMIVGLLGILKAGGAYVPLDSNYPRDRLNFMLDDSHISILLTQEKLVDNFGNFPNPVVYLDKDWQTIAQESQENPHSDVTSNNLAYVIYTSGSTGKPKGVAVTHKAVNRLVCNTNYIKLSPDDKIAQASNTSFDAATFEIWGALLNGAQLVRISRDVTLSPHEFALQLRQKGISVLFLTTALFQQIARDVPQAFSSLRYLLFGGEAVDARWVKKVFKQGAPKQLIHVYGPTEGTTFSSYYSVQDVPESATSIPIGRPIANTQIYLLDADLQPVPIGIVGELYIGGDGLAREYINRPDITAERFIYNPFNNKLESRLYKTGDLARYLPDGNIEFLGRIDNQVKIRGFRIELGEIEAILNQHSAVRETVVIIREEIPGDKHLIAYIVPDQQQTPTSINLRQFLKEMLPEYMVPSAYVVLESLPLTPNGKVDRRALPAVDTLSFEMKEDYVAPRDRVEEVLVEIWAKVLGKQQISVRDNFFELGGHSLLATQLISRIRDALQIELSVRNLFESPTVASLARHIETMCWAAKGWDNTSSTGNEREEVEF